From Pseudomonadota bacterium, a single genomic window includes:
- a CDS encoding peptidyl-prolyl cis-trans isomerase: protein MPVVKLTTNMGDITLELDAVAAPETTRNFLAYVESGHYAGTIFHRVINGFMIQGGGFDRDMKQKSTLAPIKNEANNGLRNDNGTIAMARTSDPHSASSQFFINVKDNDFLNHSSPTPSGWGYCVFGRVTDGMDTVNAIKGVKTGSHGPHGDVPAETVEILSAEVVSA from the coding sequence ATGCCAGTTGTCAAACTCACCACCAACATGGGCGACATCACGCTCGAACTCGATGCCGTCGCGGCACCGGAAACCACCCGCAACTTCCTCGCCTATGTCGAAAGCGGTCATTACGCAGGCACGATCTTCCACCGCGTCATCAACGGTTTCATGATCCAGGGCGGTGGCTTCGACCGTGACATGAAACAGAAGTCGACACTCGCGCCGATCAAGAACGAAGCCAATAACGGCCTGCGCAACGACAACGGCACCATCGCCATGGCGCGCACCTCCGATCCTCATTCGGCGTCTTCGCAGTTCTTCATCAACGTCAAGGACAATGACTTCCTCAACCACTCGAGCCCGACGCCGAGCGGCTGGGGCTATTGCGTGTTCGGGCGCGTGACCGACGGCATGGACACCGTCAATGCCATCAAGGGCGTCAAGACCGGCTCGCACGGCCCGCATGGCGACGTGCCGGCGGAAACGGTCGAGATCCTGAGCGCCGAGGTCGTCAGCGCCTGA
- a CDS encoding UDP-2,3-diacylglucosamine diphosphatase produces MTTLFVSDLHLASARPAQLALFLEFIDRVARQRARALYILGDLFEVWLGDDDDTAPNREVVAALASLGAAGVELHVGHGNRDFLYGPRFIAATGARLLRDYAVIDLYGTPTLLTHGDLLCTRDVKYQLFRRVVRHPLTRRAFLSTPLAWRQRIAHRTRSGTVASMRRKDDAIMDVEESTVAAVMAQYGLELLIHGHTHRPAFHEYADGRRRIVLGDWYEQDAVLVCDEDGQRALRVSDYLDRR; encoded by the coding sequence ATGACGACGCTGTTCGTTTCCGATCTGCATCTCGCCAGCGCGCGACCGGCGCAACTCGCGCTGTTTCTCGAGTTCATCGACCGTGTCGCACGGCAGCGCGCGCGGGCGCTGTACATCCTGGGCGACCTGTTCGAGGTGTGGCTCGGGGACGATGACGACACCGCGCCCAATCGAGAAGTCGTCGCCGCGCTGGCCAGCCTGGGCGCGGCTGGCGTCGAACTTCACGTCGGCCACGGTAACCGCGACTTTCTATACGGCCCACGTTTCATTGCCGCCACCGGCGCCAGGCTGCTCCGCGACTACGCCGTGATCGACCTGTACGGCACGCCCACCCTGCTCACTCACGGCGACCTGCTGTGCACGCGCGACGTCAAGTATCAACTCTTCCGTCGCGTGGTGCGTCACCCTCTGACGCGTCGCGCCTTCCTGTCGACGCCGCTGGCCTGGCGTCAACGCATCGCCCATCGCACGCGCAGCGGCACCGTGGCCTCCATGCGCCGCAAGGACGACGCCATCATGGACGTAGAAGAGTCGACGGTCGCGGCGGTGATGGCGCAGTACGGGCTGGAACTCCTGATCCACGGTCACACCCACCGGCCGGCATTTCACGAATACGCGGATGGGCGGCGCCGCATCGTGCTCGGCGACTGGTATGAACAGGACGCGGTTCTGGTCTGCGACGAGGACGGTCAGCGCGCGCTGCGCGTCAGCGACTATCTTGACCGGCGCTGA
- the ampD gene encoding 1,6-anhydro-N-acetylmuramyl-L-alanine amidase AmpD, which produces MSDGLHRGWLRDARWVASPNCDARPVGMAIDLVVVHAISLPPGEFGGPHVEQLFTNTLDDRAHDYFAGLEGLRVSAHFFITRDGALTQFVDVFARAWHAGVSCWEGRSRCNDFSVGVELEGCDERPFEDAQYARLEALIESLYELLPALNRERLVGHSDVAPARKTDPGPYFDWARLRGGLSR; this is translated from the coding sequence ATGAGCGACGGCCTGCACCGCGGTTGGTTGCGCGACGCGCGCTGGGTGGCATCGCCGAACTGCGACGCGCGACCGGTTGGCATGGCGATCGATCTGGTGGTGGTGCATGCCATCAGCCTGCCGCCCGGCGAATTCGGTGGGCCGCATGTCGAACAGCTCTTCACCAACACTCTCGACGATCGCGCCCATGACTACTTCGCGGGCCTGGAAGGCCTGCGCGTATCGGCGCATTTCTTCATCACGCGCGACGGCGCGCTGACGCAGTTCGTCGATGTCTTCGCGCGCGCCTGGCATGCCGGCGTGTCGTGTTGGGAGGGGCGCAGCCGCTGTAACGATTTCTCGGTCGGCGTGGAACTCGAAGGCTGCGATGAACGGCCTTTCGAGGACGCGCAGTATGCGCGCCTCGAGGCCTTGATCGAGTCCCTCTACGAGCTGTTGCCCGCGCTCAATCGCGAGCGACTGGTCGGACACAGCGACGTCGCACCGGCGCGCAAGACCGATCCCGGTCCATATTTCGATTGGGCGCGATTGCGCGGCGGACTGTCGCGATGA